Proteins encoded in a region of the Esox lucius isolate fEsoLuc1 chromosome 9, fEsoLuc1.pri, whole genome shotgun sequence genome:
- the LOC106023875 gene encoding CMRF35-like molecule 1 isoform X1, protein MNILHVVYCCLLSGLCVEASPYGVLKVEGGYVTFSCFFGWSENNNKFICKKTCSDEDILVETKGSRNVTQGRYSITDNGNGVFSVTIKDLKKSDSGEYWCGVERSVKDSYKELYLSVRDAENPIVNLRPHVTTTLPNLSTTSIISTTVPNLLATSLDIHTTLPTFTNIHGLSSSGEGTTSYSDGTLTAGTTSYSDARVTAGTPVVFIVCVSLAVLALVLILLLICKWRRDRNSSTPQDYTYQTLNTKL, encoded by the exons ATGAATATCCTCCACGTTGTCTactgctgtctcctctctg GTCTGTGTGTTGAGGCTTCACCTTACGGTGTGCTGAAAGTAGAAGGAGGATACGTCACTTTCTCCTGTTTTTTCGGATGGTCAGagaacaacaacaagttcatCTGCAAGAAGACGTGTTCTGATGAAGATATTCTGGTTGAAACTAAAGGGAGCAGGAATGTAACTCAAGGTAGATACAGTATAACTGATAATGGAAATGGAGTCTTCTCTGTGACCATCAAGGACCTGAAGAAGTCAGACTCTGGGGAATACTGGTGTGGAGTGGAGAGATCTGTAAAGGACTCATACAAAGAGTTGTATCTGTCAGTTAGAGATG CTGAAAACCCAATTGTCAACCTCAGACCTCATGTCACCACAACACTCCCAAACCTCTCAACAACATCCATCATCTCTACAACAGTACCAAACCTCTTAGCAACATCCTTGGATATACATACAACGCTTCCGACATTTACAAACATCCACGGTCTCTCTTCATCAGGAGAAG gtACTACTTCGTACTCTGATGGTACATTGACTGCTG gtACTACTTCGTACTCTGATGCTAGAGTGACTGCTG GAACTCCAGTTGTTTTCATTGTCTGTGTGAGTCTGGCTGTTTTGGCGTTGGTACTCATCCTGTTACTGATCTGTaaatggaggagagacaggaattCATCAA CACCTCAAGACTAcacctaccaaaccctcaaTACAAAACTTTAA
- the LOC106023875 gene encoding CMRF35-like molecule 1 isoform X2, with translation MNILHVVYCCLLSGLCVEASPYGVLKVEGGYVTFSCFFGWSENNNKFICKKTCSDEDILVETKGSRNVTQGRYSITDNGNGVFSVTIKDLKKSDSGEYWCGVERSVKDSYKELYLSVRDAENPIVNLRPHVTTTLPNLSTTSIISTTVPNLLATSLDIHTTLPTFTNIHGLSSSGEGTTSYSDARVTAGTPVVFIVCVSLAVLALVLILLLICKWRRDRNSSTPQDYTYQTLNTKL, from the exons ATGAATATCCTCCACGTTGTCTactgctgtctcctctctg GTCTGTGTGTTGAGGCTTCACCTTACGGTGTGCTGAAAGTAGAAGGAGGATACGTCACTTTCTCCTGTTTTTTCGGATGGTCAGagaacaacaacaagttcatCTGCAAGAAGACGTGTTCTGATGAAGATATTCTGGTTGAAACTAAAGGGAGCAGGAATGTAACTCAAGGTAGATACAGTATAACTGATAATGGAAATGGAGTCTTCTCTGTGACCATCAAGGACCTGAAGAAGTCAGACTCTGGGGAATACTGGTGTGGAGTGGAGAGATCTGTAAAGGACTCATACAAAGAGTTGTATCTGTCAGTTAGAGATG CTGAAAACCCAATTGTCAACCTCAGACCTCATGTCACCACAACACTCCCAAACCTCTCAACAACATCCATCATCTCTACAACAGTACCAAACCTCTTAGCAACATCCTTGGATATACATACAACGCTTCCGACATTTACAAACATCCACGGTCTCTCTTCATCAGGAGAAG gtACTACTTCGTACTCTGATGCTAGAGTGACTGCTG GAACTCCAGTTGTTTTCATTGTCTGTGTGAGTCTGGCTGTTTTGGCGTTGGTACTCATCCTGTTACTGATCTGTaaatggaggagagacaggaattCATCAA CACCTCAAGACTAcacctaccaaaccctcaaTACAAAACTTTAA